A part of Balneolaceae bacterium genomic DNA contains:
- a CDS encoding type II toxin-antitoxin system Phd/YefM family antitoxin: MNTISLSEDVQPLSEFRKRSAEFIQRIKEDKQPILLTQHGKSAAVLMDVAEFERMTNKIQLLEEILEAEGQIKRGESYTLEEAKERLEKHKSKWE, encoded by the coding sequence ATGAATACCATTTCCCTGTCTGAAGACGTACAGCCTCTCTCTGAATTCCGAAAACGATCTGCCGAGTTTATCCAGCGCATCAAGGAGGATAAACAGCCGATCCTACTCACCCAGCATGGGAAGAGCGCCGCCGTACTTATGGATGTGGCTGAGTTTGAGCGCATGACCAACAAAATTCAACTGCTGGAAGAAATTCTGGAAGCTGAGGGTCAGATCAAGAGAGGAGAGAGTTACACCTTGGAGGAGGCAAAGGAGCGACTTGAGAAACACAAGAGTAAATGGGAATAA
- a CDS encoding sigma-70 family RNA polymerase sigma factor, with translation MGSSQQEPTVQRARTGDQSAFRELYERHVDALFRFLMQFSANRAEVKDWVQQAFIKAFENLNTFEGRSQFRTWLWRIAINEMKMSRRGALRFDTMEELPDNGKAQGGLPPETLMTMRSEIENLDERKRMVLILYEVEGYSHREIAGMLEVGESTSRTILTRAKSELREQIGKRP, from the coding sequence ATGGGATCATCACAGCAGGAGCCGACAGTGCAGAGGGCGCGGACGGGCGACCAGTCCGCCTTCCGCGAACTGTACGAGCGGCATGTGGACGCACTCTTTCGCTTCCTGATGCAGTTCTCGGCGAACCGGGCGGAGGTGAAAGACTGGGTTCAGCAGGCCTTTATCAAAGCCTTTGAAAATCTGAACACTTTCGAGGGCCGTTCGCAATTTCGAACCTGGCTCTGGCGCATCGCCATCAACGAGATGAAGATGAGCCGCCGCGGCGCCCTGCGCTTTGACACAATGGAGGAGCTGCCCGACAATGGGAAGGCGCAGGGCGGCCTGCCGCCCGAAACGCTGATGACCATGCGCAGCGAAATTGAGAACCTGGACGAGCGAAAGCGGATGGTCCTGATCCTCTACGAGGTGGAGGGCTACTCGCATCGCGAAATCGCCGGTATGCTGGAGGTGGGCGAGAGCACCTCGCGCACCATCCTGACCCGCGCGAAATCGGAATTACGTGAACAGATAGGCAAACGACCATGA
- a CDS encoding DUF4097 family beta strand repeat-containing protein produces MKRTVLLFSLFCLALVPALTAQDTYTGETRDAIDGRGVQNFQVELGNGFTVVLRGSDTDSISYRYAFEGNRLAHERNFNRAEFRLERQGGTALLSIQFPELEDMRREANQSWLQRLFGSDIRNFNIEKQELVIDMPQDLALQLGTRYSNVDIRSVGRDLQVSTRSGKVTVADIGGNLSVSNEYGNTTARNVEGQAHINSRSADIVLENIGGQTQIISPYSNIDLSDIRGTVGVQNQSGTVEATGIRGTLQVRGDYSSMNIREVEGGVTVQSRSGELTIENVPQLAFAGEYTDITARNLTGTEPSSIENRSASMNVRNVTGSLQISGEYLEVNLEDIRGDLSVENRSGSVTADGVQRTTNIQGEYLEIDLNRFSGAVLGIHNRSGDVNVESTGSLSQVNIQVTYGDVQFTLNEKYSGHYNFYARYGELTVPNLFTSNGRGVEIPDKQEDVLTGSIGNSQSRFEIQTQNGDITITANY; encoded by the coding sequence ATGAAACGTACCGTCCTTCTATTCAGCCTTTTCTGCCTGGCCCTGGTCCCCGCCCTCACGGCGCAGGACACCTACACCGGGGAGACCCGCGACGCCATCGACGGGAGAGGCGTCCAGAACTTCCAGGTGGAGCTGGGCAACGGCTTCACCGTCGTCCTCCGTGGCAGCGACACCGACAGCATCTCCTACCGTTACGCCTTCGAAGGGAACCGCCTGGCCCACGAACGCAACTTCAACCGGGCCGAATTCCGCCTGGAGCGACAGGGCGGCACGGCCTTGCTCAGCATACAATTTCCCGAGCTGGAAGATATGCGCCGTGAGGCCAATCAGTCCTGGCTGCAGCGCCTCTTCGGCAGCGACATACGGAATTTCAACATCGAGAAGCAGGAGCTGGTGATTGACATGCCGCAGGATCTTGCCCTACAACTGGGAACGCGCTATTCCAACGTCGATATTCGCAGCGTTGGCCGTGACCTTCAGGTATCAACACGGAGTGGAAAGGTGACTGTGGCAGACATTGGCGGTAACCTCTCGGTGTCCAACGAGTACGGAAACACGACGGCCCGCAACGTGGAGGGACAGGCCCATATCAACAGCCGTTCCGCGGACATTGTCCTCGAAAATATCGGCGGTCAAACACAAATTATCAGTCCCTACAGCAATATTGACCTGTCCGACATCCGCGGGACCGTCGGTGTACAGAACCAGAGCGGTACGGTGGAGGCAACAGGCATCCGCGGCACCCTGCAGGTACGGGGGGACTATTCCTCCATGAATATCCGGGAAGTGGAGGGAGGGGTAACCGTTCAGAGTCGGAGTGGGGAATTGACCATTGAAAACGTCCCCCAGCTGGCATTTGCCGGCGAGTACACCGACATTACGGCCAGAAATCTCACCGGCACCGAACCCAGCTCCATTGAAAACCGGTCGGCTTCGATGAACGTACGCAACGTCACAGGAAGCCTGCAGATTTCCGGTGAGTACCTGGAGGTAAATCTGGAAGACATCCGGGGAGATCTGAGCGTCGAAAACCGGTCCGGTTCTGTGACCGCTGACGGGGTGCAACGCACCACCAACATCCAGGGTGAATATCTTGAAATCGACCTCAACCGGTTTTCCGGGGCCGTGCTGGGCATACACAATCGCTCGGGTGACGTCAACGTGGAGAGTACAGGCTCCCTTTCGCAGGTGAATATACAGGTAACCTACGGGGACGTGCAGTTCACGCTGAACGAAAAATATTCCGGTCACTATAATTTTTATGCACGCTACGGAGAACTGACCGTTCCAAATCTCTTCACTTCCAATGGACGAGGGGTTGAAATACCCGATAAGCAAGAAGATGTACTTACGGGTTCAATAGGAAATAGTCAGAGCCGTTTCGAAATCCAAACGCAGAACGGCGACATTACGATCACCGCAAACTACTGA
- a CDS encoding glutamine synthetase III: MTKALRRYDTLAAARNWTPQQNGNDHKAMQITEIFGENAFQLEDLKERLPKKVWHDLKSTIYEGEQLNSEVADAVAVSMKDWATEKGATHFTHWFQPLTGLTAEKHDSFITPNQGGGALAEFSGKDLIQGEPDASSFPSGGLRQTFEARGYTAWDPTSPAFIMENQNGSYLCIPTAFASWTGEALDHKTPLLRSIEALNQQAKRALDIFGVETSRVTSTVGCEQEYFLIDQEFYYRRPDLLTSGRTLVGAKPPRGQELDDHYFGSIPDRVLSFMLEAEQELYRLGIPVKTRHNEVAPSQYEIAPLFETCNIAADHQQLMMITLKRIARKYGMECMLHEKPFDGVNGSGKHLNWSMSTSEGVNLLEPGDNPHDNMQFLFFFSAILKAVYEHQDLLRISIAHAGNDHRLGANEAPPAIISAYIGEQLEDVITQLLNGGLKESKQGGLMGLGSPVLPNIPKHAGDRNRTSPFAFTGNKFEFRAVGSSQSISFPIVVLNTIVADAIGRMCDRLEEGMEDTDSLENALANVLHGTLGESRDIIFNGDGYSDAWREEAEERGLLNLRTTMDALPRLTDRKNIDLFERHSVLNEREIHSRQEIWAEQYLTTLNIETDTTESMAKTMIYPAVVRYMNELSESVERLEKLNIDNSGSRDMLQKVNGGLNDLNKALEDLRETVQDIEDEDVMTRATRVKNEVLPVLTRIRDSVDFLERYTADDFWPLPVYREMLFVK, translated from the coding sequence ATGACAAAAGCACTTCGACGATACGACACGTTGGCCGCGGCCCGCAACTGGACTCCGCAGCAGAACGGCAACGACCACAAAGCGATGCAGATCACCGAAATTTTCGGTGAAAACGCCTTCCAGCTGGAGGACCTAAAGGAGCGTCTTCCCAAGAAGGTCTGGCACGACCTGAAGTCGACCATTTACGAGGGCGAGCAGCTCAATTCCGAAGTGGCCGACGCCGTGGCGGTGTCCATGAAGGACTGGGCCACCGAGAAGGGCGCCACCCACTTCACCCACTGGTTCCAGCCGCTGACCGGCCTCACCGCCGAGAAGCACGACTCTTTTATCACGCCCAACCAGGGCGGCGGCGCGCTGGCCGAGTTTTCGGGCAAGGACCTGATCCAGGGCGAACCCGACGCCTCCAGCTTCCCCAGCGGGGGGCTGCGCCAGACTTTTGAAGCGCGCGGCTACACGGCCTGGGATCCCACCTCTCCGGCCTTCATTATGGAGAATCAGAACGGCTCCTACCTCTGCATCCCCACGGCTTTCGCCTCGTGGACCGGGGAGGCGCTGGATCACAAGACGCCCCTGCTGCGATCCATCGAAGCGCTCAACCAGCAGGCCAAACGCGCCCTGGACATTTTCGGCGTGGAAACCTCGCGGGTCACCTCCACCGTCGGGTGCGAGCAGGAGTATTTCCTCATCGACCAGGAGTTTTACTACCGGCGTCCTGACCTGCTGACGTCAGGCCGCACCCTCGTGGGCGCCAAACCGCCCAGGGGACAGGAGCTGGACGACCACTATTTCGGCTCCATCCCCGACCGCGTGCTCTCTTTCATGCTGGAGGCCGAACAGGAACTCTACAGGCTGGGCATTCCCGTGAAGACCCGCCACAACGAGGTGGCTCCCAGCCAGTACGAGATCGCCCCGCTCTTCGAGACCTGCAACATTGCGGCCGATCACCAGCAGCTCATGATGATTACCCTCAAACGCATCGCCCGCAAGTACGGCATGGAGTGCATGCTCCACGAGAAACCCTTTGACGGGGTGAACGGAAGCGGCAAGCACCTCAACTGGTCGATGAGCACCAGCGAGGGCGTGAATCTGCTGGAACCCGGGGACAATCCCCACGACAACATGCAGTTCCTGTTCTTCTTCTCCGCCATCCTGAAGGCGGTCTACGAGCACCAGGACCTGCTGCGCATCTCCATCGCCCATGCGGGCAACGACCACCGGCTGGGCGCCAACGAGGCGCCTCCCGCCATCATCTCCGCCTACATCGGGGAGCAGCTGGAGGACGTGATTACCCAGCTGCTGAACGGGGGACTCAAGGAGTCCAAGCAGGGCGGACTGATGGGGCTCGGATCGCCCGTGCTGCCCAACATTCCCAAGCACGCCGGCGACCGCAATCGGACTTCGCCTTTCGCCTTCACCGGCAACAAGTTTGAGTTCCGCGCCGTGGGATCCAGCCAGTCCATCTCCTTCCCCATCGTGGTGCTCAACACCATCGTGGCGGACGCCATCGGCCGGATGTGCGATCGCCTGGAAGAGGGCATGGAGGATACCGACTCCCTCGAAAACGCCTTGGCCAACGTACTGCACGGCACCCTGGGCGAGTCGCGGGACATCATCTTCAACGGCGACGGCTACTCCGATGCCTGGCGTGAAGAGGCCGAAGAGCGCGGGCTGCTGAACCTGCGCACCACCATGGACGCTCTGCCGCGGCTGACCGACCGGAAAAACATCGACCTGTTCGAGCGCCACAGCGTGCTCAACGAGCGGGAGATCCACTCCCGGCAGGAGATCTGGGCGGAGCAGTACCTGACCACCCTCAACATCGAGACCGACACCACCGAGTCCATGGCCAAGACCATGATCTATCCTGCGGTGGTGCGCTACATGAACGAGCTCTCGGAGAGCGTGGAGCGCCTGGAAAAGCTGAATATAGATAACTCCGGCTCGCGCGACATGCTCCAGAAGGTAAACGGGGGGCTCAACGACCTGAACAAGGCGCTGGAGGACCTCCGCGAGACCGTACAGGACATCGAGGACGAGGACGTGATGACCCGGGCCACCCGCGTAAAAAACGAGGTGCTTCCGGTACTCACGCGCATCCGTGACTCGGTGGACTTCCTGGAGCGCTACACGGCCGACGACTTCTGGCCGCTGCCGGTTTACCGCGAAATGCTCTTCGTGAAGTAG
- a CDS encoding 1,4-dihydroxy-2-naphthoate polyprenyltransferase yields the protein MSRSRLSIWLGAARPQTLPAAAVPVMLGASLAWTDGLFGWAPTLVALFCAFLIQIGTNFANDYFDHRKGADTDERVGFERATATGAVSEGQMKGATLLTMGAAFVLGLYLVWHAGWVILLVGVLSLVCGVLYTGGPWPLGYHGLGDLFVFIFFGGVAVMGTYYVNALRLSEASLWASLAAGALAVNILVVNNLRDIVQDAAAGKRTLGVIFGERALRYEYLFMLALAFAVPPHFFFRLNFNWPVMLPLITFPIALWLIVSVWTEQRKANLNRTLERTAQFMALFGALFCTGLLLG from the coding sequence ATGAGCCGATCACGCCTCTCCATCTGGCTGGGCGCTGCGCGTCCACAAACCCTGCCCGCCGCGGCAGTGCCGGTCATGCTGGGCGCCAGCCTGGCCTGGACCGACGGCCTGTTTGGCTGGGCCCCTACCCTGGTCGCGCTCTTCTGCGCCTTTCTTATCCAGATCGGGACCAACTTCGCCAATGACTACTTCGACCACCGCAAGGGGGCGGATACCGACGAGCGGGTGGGCTTTGAGCGGGCCACCGCCACCGGGGCCGTCAGCGAGGGACAGATGAAGGGGGCCACCCTGCTGACCATGGGGGCGGCCTTCGTGCTTGGACTCTACCTGGTATGGCATGCCGGGTGGGTGATCCTGCTGGTCGGCGTGCTGTCGCTGGTCTGCGGGGTGCTTTACACCGGCGGACCCTGGCCGCTGGGCTACCATGGGCTGGGCGACCTGTTTGTGTTTATCTTCTTTGGAGGGGTGGCCGTCATGGGCACCTACTACGTCAACGCCCTGCGGCTGAGCGAAGCCTCCCTCTGGGCCTCCCTTGCGGCGGGCGCCCTCGCCGTCAACATCCTGGTGGTCAACAACCTGCGGGACATCGTGCAGGACGCCGCAGCCGGAAAGCGTACGCTGGGCGTGATCTTCGGGGAGCGTGCGCTGCGCTACGAATACCTCTTCATGCTGGCCCTGGCCTTCGCCGTACCTCCCCACTTTTTCTTCCGGCTGAATTTTAACTGGCCCGTCATGCTTCCCCTCATCACCTTTCCGATCGCCCTCTGGCTGATCGTGTCGGTCTGGACGGAGCAGCGCAAGGCCAACCTGAACCGTACGCTCGAACGCACCGCTCAGTTCATGGCCCTTTTCGGGGCACTTTTCTGCACCGGTCTACTGTTGGGGTGA
- the menC gene encoding o-succinylbenzoate synthase — protein sequence MALTAYRYELPLARPFRTSGRTWLSRQGVLLRLKHKDVTAWGEAAPLPGFSRETVAEVAAQTRELASGMMELFEEEVDLPGEAERALPGSNTHPADIPPPRGWKLGDTGEPFLTGVSRYPRVNRFLLEHRVPPALQFAIDTLWTDYHAQREGCSPGTLLFGRMPDAIPVNAVLSLGDDLEETLARAGKLAEGGFGTIKVKVGDEGGSGIALLKALRKRHPDLRLRADANRAWSPKQALEAFAALEDAELEYCEEPLANCTPASLEHLASRTKVPVALDESLTDPAFSVDLLPFVNFFILKPMVAGGLSNLFATKALADDHDIEIIVTSSLEGSTGRSMTALIAGGLGSRDFAHGLATASVLEKDFRSSPPGGEPPAVSPPRGPGLPPVDPDLLSTLSTERLEL from the coding sequence ATGGCACTCACCGCATACCGTTACGAACTGCCGCTTGCCCGTCCCTTCCGCACGTCGGGACGCACCTGGCTGTCCCGCCAGGGCGTACTGCTGAGGCTGAAGCATAAAGACGTCACCGCCTGGGGGGAGGCCGCGCCCCTGCCCGGCTTTTCCCGGGAGACGGTGGCGGAGGTGGCGGCCCAGACCAGGGAGCTGGCCTCCGGGATGATGGAACTCTTTGAGGAGGAGGTCGACCTGCCAGGCGAGGCGGAGCGCGCCCTGCCCGGATCCAATACCCATCCCGCCGACATTCCTCCTCCCAGGGGCTGGAAGCTGGGCGATACCGGCGAGCCCTTCCTGACCGGCGTAAGCCGCTACCCACGGGTGAACCGCTTTCTCCTGGAGCACCGCGTGCCTCCCGCACTGCAGTTCGCCATCGACACCCTATGGACCGACTACCACGCACAGAGGGAGGGCTGCAGCCCCGGCACCCTGCTCTTCGGACGCATGCCGGACGCGATCCCCGTAAATGCGGTGCTCTCGCTGGGCGACGACCTGGAGGAAACCCTGGCCCGGGCCGGCAAGCTGGCCGAAGGCGGCTTCGGTACCATCAAGGTCAAGGTGGGGGACGAAGGCGGGTCGGGCATCGCCCTGCTGAAAGCCCTGCGCAAGCGGCATCCGGATCTCCGGCTCCGGGCCGACGCCAACCGGGCCTGGTCTCCCAAGCAGGCCCTGGAGGCCTTCGCCGCCCTGGAGGATGCGGAACTGGAGTACTGCGAGGAGCCTCTCGCCAACTGCACGCCTGCCAGCCTGGAACATCTCGCTTCCCGGACGAAGGTGCCGGTGGCGCTGGACGAAAGCCTGACCGACCCCGCCTTCAGCGTCGATTTACTGCCGTTTGTGAATTTTTTTATACTCAAACCGATGGTCGCAGGCGGACTTTCCAATTTATTTGCAACAAAAGCCCTCGCAGATGATCATGATATTGAAATCATCGTAACAAGCTCCCTGGAGGGGAGTACGGGACGGTCCATGACGGCGCTTATTGCCGGAGGCCTGGGTTCACGGGACTTCGCACACGGCCTGGCAACGGCTTCGGTGCTTGAAAAGGATTTTCGCAGCTCCCCGCCCGGCGGGGAGCCCCCCGCCGTCTCTCCGCCCCGGGGACCGGGTCTGCCACCGGTGGATCCTGACCTGCTGTCAACCCTAAGCACCGAACGTCTTGAGCTCTGA
- a CDS encoding class I adenylate-forming enzyme family protein, translating to MSSELEFREHLVPTFSQPDEDAHFLASARGLYTYSHLARFERFLLQFLNDYGYDPGGERPVGFLSHSSDELIFALAACWRLGFTFCCVDANAAPSEQKKQLERLNPGLLFYDQEHMDQAPVTGSVPMSNLKLEEVLERTFNMTTSVEKRREAIDTEDVFAKFLTSGTSGPPKIVPLKRRQMLYAARASARNFRPDPGHFWLLCLPLNHVGGISIVLRSLLYGSGIYRMDGFDQEMVSTFLNENTLFQAASLVPTMLKRLLEIPAFRTHRGFKAILLGGGPIDPALLRQATEKGIPIVPSYGMTETCAQIAANHIQKPSGVYVPFQSVGAIFAPNEMEIRDREGEKVPPNDSGTIWLRGPQVFDGYLDDGEGGASAAGDGDDAPSRTGGEGSFDAERWFNTGDYGHLNIHGQLIVEARRTDLIITGGENVSPHEVESALVKLEGIAEAAVIGLPDEEWGQRVVAAVVTRDGKELDPEAVREALGQNMSEFKIPKELLAVDALPHTPSGKIKRKDVIALFKSNKS from the coding sequence TTGAGCTCTGAACTCGAATTTCGGGAACACCTGGTCCCCACTTTTTCGCAGCCGGACGAGGATGCGCACTTCCTCGCCTCGGCCCGGGGCCTGTACACCTATAGCCACCTGGCACGTTTCGAGCGCTTCCTCCTGCAGTTTCTTAACGACTACGGCTACGACCCCGGCGGGGAGCGTCCCGTCGGCTTTCTCTCCCACTCCAGCGACGAACTGATCTTCGCCCTGGCGGCCTGCTGGAGGCTGGGATTCACTTTTTGCTGCGTGGACGCCAACGCCGCCCCCTCCGAGCAGAAAAAACAGCTGGAGCGGCTGAATCCCGGCCTGCTCTTCTACGACCAGGAGCACATGGACCAGGCCCCGGTCACCGGCTCGGTGCCCATGTCCAATCTGAAGCTGGAGGAGGTACTGGAGCGCACCTTCAACATGACCACGAGCGTGGAGAAGCGACGGGAAGCTATCGACACGGAGGACGTTTTCGCAAAATTTCTCACCTCGGGCACTTCAGGACCTCCCAAGATCGTACCCCTGAAGCGCCGCCAGATGCTCTATGCCGCAAGGGCATCCGCCCGCAACTTCCGGCCCGATCCGGGCCACTTCTGGCTGCTCTGCCTGCCCCTGAACCACGTGGGCGGCATCTCTATCGTGCTCCGCTCCCTGCTCTACGGCAGCGGCATCTACCGCATGGACGGCTTCGACCAGGAGATGGTCTCCACTTTCCTCAACGAAAACACCCTCTTCCAGGCGGCCTCGCTGGTGCCCACCATGCTCAAGCGCCTGCTGGAGATCCCCGCCTTCCGCACCCACCGCGGCTTCAAGGCCATCCTGCTGGGCGGGGGACCCATCGACCCGGCGCTGCTACGCCAGGCCACCGAAAAGGGCATCCCCATCGTGCCCAGCTACGGGATGACGGAAACCTGCGCGCAGATCGCCGCCAACCACATCCAGAAGCCCAGCGGCGTCTACGTCCCCTTCCAGAGCGTGGGCGCCATCTTCGCGCCCAACGAGATGGAGATCCGTGACCGCGAGGGCGAAAAGGTGCCGCCCAACGACTCGGGCACCATCTGGCTGCGCGGCCCGCAGGTTTTCGACGGCTACCTGGACGACGGGGAGGGCGGCGCTTCTGCGGCCGGAGACGGGGACGATGCGCCTTCGCGTACCGGGGGCGAGGGCAGTTTCGACGCCGAGAGATGGTTCAACACCGGCGACTACGGGCACCTGAACATCCACGGGCAGCTCATCGTGGAGGCGCGCCGCACCGATCTGATCATTACAGGGGGAGAAAACGTCTCCCCCCACGAAGTGGAGAGTGCGCTGGTAAAGCTGGAGGGCATCGCGGAGGCGGCCGTCATCGGCCTGCCGGATGAGGAGTGGGGGCAGCGGGTGGTGGCGGCCGTGGTCACCCGCGACGGGAAAGAGCTGGATCCCGAGGCCGTTCGGGAAGCCCTGGGACAAAACATGTCGGAGTTCAAGATTCCCAAGGAGTTGCTGGCCGTCGACGCCCTGCCCCATACCCCCTCAGGCAAAATAAAAAGAAAAGACGTCATAGCACTCTTCAAGTCCAACAAGTCGTAA
- the purD gene encoding phosphoribosylamine--glycine ligase, producing MPLNVLLLGSGGREHAMAWSIARSELLDTLYIAPGNPGTADVGTNVDLSLSDFGAVADFAESKEVGLVVVGPEQPLVDGIADFLEERGIPVFGPSRYAAQLEGSKKFANEFMKKNRIPTADFTTWTRGEFDEALDWVRNRGEYPVVLKADGLAGGKGVFICESEAEVEKRLGELKEDERFRDAAQTLVIEEFLEGEEASVFVITDGETAKVIHNAQDHKRIGEGDTGLNTGGMGAYSPAPIVTERMLARVEKEIILPAISAMQLDGHPYKGILYCGLMITREGPRVVEFNCRFGDPECQAILPALKSDLLELMLAAAEGSLHGKEVEVDGRYRCCVVLASEGYPVDYEKGREITGIDEVSGDAMVFHAGTALRDGKLVSDGGRVLSVVASGDSLQQAISGVYEEVEKVRFSNRYFRSDIGHKALKS from the coding sequence ATGCCTCTCAACGTACTGCTTCTGGGCAGCGGGGGACGCGAACATGCCATGGCGTGGTCCATTGCGCGTTCCGAACTGCTCGATACCCTCTACATCGCCCCCGGCAATCCCGGGACCGCCGACGTGGGAACCAACGTGGACCTCTCTCTTTCCGATTTCGGGGCTGTCGCCGACTTTGCCGAATCGAAGGAGGTGGGCCTGGTGGTTGTGGGACCCGAACAGCCGCTGGTGGACGGCATTGCCGACTTTCTGGAGGAGCGCGGCATTCCCGTCTTCGGCCCCTCGAGGTACGCCGCCCAGCTGGAGGGCAGCAAGAAATTCGCCAACGAATTCATGAAAAAGAACCGCATCCCCACGGCGGACTTCACGACGTGGACGCGCGGGGAGTTTGACGAGGCCCTCGACTGGGTGCGCAACCGCGGCGAATATCCCGTCGTGCTGAAGGCCGACGGGCTGGCCGGCGGCAAGGGGGTGTTCATCTGCGAAAGCGAGGCCGAGGTGGAGAAGCGGCTCGGCGAGCTGAAGGAAGACGAGCGCTTCCGCGACGCGGCGCAGACCCTGGTGATCGAGGAGTTTCTGGAGGGGGAGGAGGCCTCCGTTTTCGTCATCACCGACGGGGAGACGGCCAAGGTGATCCACAACGCCCAGGACCACAAGCGCATAGGGGAGGGGGACACCGGACTCAACACGGGGGGCATGGGCGCCTACAGCCCGGCCCCCATTGTGACCGAACGCATGCTGGCCCGGGTGGAGAAGGAGATCATCCTGCCCGCCATCTCGGCCATGCAGCTCGACGGGCACCCCTACAAGGGCATCCTCTACTGTGGACTCATGATCACCCGCGAGGGTCCCAGGGTGGTGGAGTTCAACTGCCGCTTCGGCGACCCCGAATGCCAGGCCATCCTGCCCGCCCTGAAGAGCGACCTGCTGGAGCTCATGCTGGCGGCGGCCGAGGGCAGCCTGCACGGGAAGGAGGTGGAGGTGGACGGACGCTACCGCTGCTGCGTGGTGCTGGCCTCCGAGGGCTATCCCGTGGACTACGAGAAGGGCAGGGAGATCACCGGCATCGACGAGGTGTCGGGCGACGCCATGGTATTCCACGCCGGCACGGCCCTGAGGGACGGGAAGCTGGTGAGCGACGGGGGACGCGTGCTCAGCGTGGTGGCTTCGGGCGACAGCCTGCAGCAGGCCATAAGCGGGGTGTACGAAGAAGTTGAAAAGGTCCGCTTCTCCAACCGCTACTTCCGTAGCGACATCGGCCACAAAGCCTTAAAGTCTTAA
- the tpiA gene encoding triose-phosphate isomerase — protein MTRPLLIAGNWKMNGGPRESAELAGGIRERLGDLPDSVQVLICPPFVSIPAASVALDGSETVWLGAQDVHYEDEGAYTGEVSTSMLRELGCTHVIVGHSERREFFGESDTTVNYKLRKALGAELTPVVCVGESLQQRKKGTHQRMVGKQVEAAFTEVSIDDAPGVIVAYEPLWAIGTGETATPQQAQEMHDMIRSAITDLYDLETARAVQILYGGSMKPRNARELLEQPDVDGGLVGGASLEAESFAAIVEIAEQISSD, from the coding sequence ATGACTCGACCGCTGCTCATCGCCGGAAACTGGAAGATGAACGGCGGTCCCAGGGAGTCCGCCGAGCTCGCGGGCGGCATCCGCGAGCGCCTGGGCGACCTCCCCGACTCTGTCCAGGTGCTGATCTGTCCCCCTTTCGTCTCCATCCCCGCGGCCTCCGTGGCCCTCGACGGCAGCGAGACCGTATGGCTGGGGGCGCAGGACGTGCACTACGAGGACGAGGGCGCCTACACGGGGGAGGTGAGCACCTCCATGCTCCGCGAGCTGGGCTGCACCCATGTGATTGTGGGCCACTCCGAGCGGCGGGAGTTTTTCGGGGAGTCCGACACCACCGTCAACTACAAGCTGCGCAAGGCCCTCGGCGCGGAACTCACGCCGGTCGTCTGCGTGGGGGAATCGCTGCAGCAGCGCAAGAAGGGCACCCACCAGCGCATGGTGGGCAAACAGGTGGAGGCCGCCTTTACGGAGGTCTCCATAGACGACGCCCCCGGCGTGATCGTGGCCTACGAACCCCTCTGGGCCATCGGCACCGGCGAGACGGCCACCCCGCAGCAGGCCCAGGAGATGCACGACATGATACGCTCCGCCATCACCGATCTGTACGATCTGGAGACGGCCCGCGCCGTGCAGATTCTCTACGGCGGCAGCATGAAGCCCCGCAACGCCCGTGAGCTGCTGGAGCAGCCTGACGTGGACGGGGGACTGGTGGGAGGCGCCTCCCTTGAGGCCGAAAGCTTCGCCGCCATCGTTGAAATTGCCGAACAAATCTCATCCGACTGA